The region TATTTAAAACACTTGCTCCCCATTTTATAAATAAAGGAAAAGCGTCTTCTATTGATGCGCTTGCAAAGATGTCTTTAAAATCTTCTCTGACTCGCCAAGCTTTGCTCACTTGATAATTTGCGGCTTGAATGTGTTCAAAAATAATTTGTTGATTATCTGTTAAATTTTCTTTGTTTTTAAGTAAAACGAACCTGCTATTTTTTAATTCCTCGTGGTGTTTCACTTCTCGCCTTCTTACTTTATCAATAGCATCATTAAGATATTTAATCAGATGGAAGCGGTCATGCACGATGTCTGCTTTAGGCAATATTTCTTCTACAGAGCTTAAATAGGCTTTCCACATATCTAACGATACAGTTTCTACAAAATCTCGATTCTCAGGAGTTATAACTCTCTCTAACAAGGCTTTAGCATCTTGTTTATCTCTGCCTGCTACAACATCTATAACACAGCCTGCTAACGGACTACTTAGAACACTTATGTACTGATGCCCTTTCCTAAAAGATTTTTCATCAAGGCTTAAATGTTTAAAGGCAACATCTTTGGGGCGTCGTTCCATGCCGCGTTTTACCGAACTATGGATAATACGATTTACAACATTAAAACCACAGCGTAATAATTTAGCTGTTTGCGTTTGATTTTTAGTTGCCTTGAGTAAATCTATGGTTAGCCGCTCAAATAAATAGGTATGACGCTCATAATTATCTGCCCAAGGAACTGAAATAGTCTTTACTCCTAAAGCAGATTTTACTCTTGGAACTTTACAGTTGATATAGGTCTTAAATTGCAAAGTATCCAAGTGACGCCAACGCCGAGAATTTCTGTGGTCATAAATACTACAGGTTTCAAAGCTTTCTGGGCAGTCTGCATGGTCTAATATATAACTCACGTATATATCAACTTCTTCTAGTTTAAAATTCACTTTTACATCATCTACTCGCCACTCATCCCCAAAATTTAATACGATATCAAAGAACTGTTCTGAAAACATTTTTTTTCGCTAATTTAATAATTCCACAACATTCGTGGTAGAACCATTATTTACTCCAGAAGAAAATAAACCAGCAACTAAAGGGGATGTTTTAAAACTAGCGGCTAGTTTAAAACGATACCATAAAATTAAAAATTTACCACCAAAATTAACGGGACAAATTCCTTATTTTGATTTGCATACAAGCGAAATAGTTTATTTACCGTTAAGAATTTCTTTTAATAACTAAAACTTTTAGGCTCAGCTCATAAATATTTTATTGATGTTATTAAAAAAAAAATGGATTTATTGATTTCTATCAGACATTTAAAAATGATTTTACGGAAACCCGTAAAATTTTATAAAAAGGTAAATATATCTTTGCAGAAAATATGTAGATGGAAATTAAAAAAAAATAGAATTTATTGTGATACTTAATACTTAGTTAATCAAAGCTATCTCATAATTTTTACTTTATGTTATTTTTTTTTAAAATTAAACAATTATTTTATAATGATAAATATTCTATAATTCAATAAACTTATTATATTTGGAAGATTATCATGAAAATTGCTATTTCAAAAATATAATATAATTTCTTTTTTGAAGGTTTTTTGGGTAAATTGAATTACTCAACAAACTTCATATTTATTAAAAATTTCACTATATGAGTAAAAGAATACTTTACAATCTATTAGTTGTTTTCTTTTTGTTGATAAGTTGTAAGTCAGACAGACCGATAGATATTAAGAAAATAACAAGTATATCTGCTGAGTCAGCAGTAATACAAAAGGAAATAAATGAAGTGAATTTTTATTTTGAAAATTCAGGTTCTATGAACGGATATTTAAATGGAAATGATTTTTTGGAAACAATGATTCGAATCATTGGGAACTCTGAAATTGAAAACTTAAATACGTTCTTTGTAAATACAGCAGCCCATAAAACAGAGAATCTTTTAGACAAAATTGAAAAGAACAAGATTGCCGTTGGTAATACTGGAAGTTCTGATCATCAGTTTATTTTTAAAACCGCTATAGAAAACGCGAAGAATAATAATTTAAGTATTGTGGTTACGGACGGCATATACTCTGTAAAGGGAAAAAAACCTAGTATTGTTTCGGTTAAAATTGAACAAACATTTGTAAAAGCTTTAAATGAAAATACAATAGAAACAGTAGTTCTAAAAATGGCATCAAATTTTAATGGTAATTACTATTCAGAAACCTGTAATCCAGGATCTAAATCAATTGAAATTAATCAAACAAGACCGTATTACATCTTCTTATTTGGAAATAATCAAGTTATAAAAAAAGCACTCAACGAAATTGTAATCCTTAACGATTTAAAAGGTCAAGAAGAGCAAGCAAGATTTATGATTACCAAAGATGTTAATATTAATTACACGGTTTTAACTCAAGGGGAGGAAAAACAAGGCAGTTTTAAGCAAACTAGTAAGTCTTGGGTAGTAAAAGAAATTGGTGATGCAGAAAAATTTTCTAAAAGAGGAGTTCCTCTAAAAGATAGTTATCTTCAATTCGGGGTTGCAGTTGATTTCTCTAAAAGAGCTATTCCAGAATCTTATTTATTAAACACCTCTAATTATTCAGTAGTAAATAATACAGGATATAGCATCGAAGAAATAAAAAAAGTAAGTGATTTAGATAAAACTACTAAATCTTATAAATGGATTGATACGCAAAATAAAAAAGGGGAATTTAAATATACGCATATCATAGTTGTAAAAGCAAAAGAAAAACTTTACGGTGATTTAACTTTAATTCTTAATATTAACTTTCCTGAGTGGATAGGAGATACAGGCACGAACAATGATTGCGATATTAAAAACGACACAACCACCACCTTCGCATTCGATCGGTTAATGACAGGTGTTTCAAAAGCATACAAAAAAGTAGGCAAAAGAGATGACTTCTTTAAAATAAATGTAAAAATAAAAGCAAATTAATATGAGTATAATTGCACCAGGGTATGAGTTTTTCTTTGATTGGGATACATATCAAATATTGTTAAATGCAGTGTTTAATAATTTAGATTACAGTAAAATTGGTTGGTCAATAGTTGTGGTCAATTTAATAGCTCTTGCTACTTTTTACAAATTTTGGGACCCTGTAAGTGCTTCGAAGTTAAAGTGGTGGCTATCAATACTAGGAATAGGGATTCTTTCTTATGTCAGTACATCAACTATATTGTACAATAATATTGAAATTATTCAGCATATAGCAACTGGATTATTACCAGATGGTGATTATTTTATTATACAAATGAGTATGATTTCGTTATTATATAGTGTAATTATTGCATTCATTCTATCAGTTTTTCCATTTAGACTCTTCAGTACAAACAACAATAAAAATCCATTTTAAATTATGATAAATAAATTATACGTTTTCGGAATCGGAGGTACTGGTTCTAGAGTCATAAAAGCCTTAACGATGCTTTTAGCATCTGGTATTAAATTGGAAAATAATTTTGATATTGTTGTTCCTATTATTATTGACCCCGACACAGCGAATGGTGATTTAAATAGAACAGCTGATATTTTAATGAAGTATCAAAATATAGTCAATAAATCAGGTGAAAATAATGCCCTTTTTGGTACAAAAATAAAGACCTTAAATCAATTGACAAATGAAAATGTACCAAACCTCAGCAATAATTTTAAATTTAGTATTGATGGTAGTGGTCAAGAGTTTGGCGAGTCTATAGATTATAATGGTTTAGATGCTGAAAACAAATCATTGATAGATTTGTTATTTAGTAAAGCAAATATTAAAGCTGATATGACAGTTGGTTTTAAAGGAAACCCAAATATTGGAAGCGTAGTCTTAAATAAAATTGTGGATTCTCAAGAATACCATGAATTCTCTAATTCTTTTAATGAAGGGGATGCAATTTTTATAATAAGCTCAATTTTTGGAGGTACAGGTGCTTCTGGATTTCCGTTATTATTAAAAAACTTAAGAACTAATGATGCTGGCAGACTCAATTCAGATTTAATTAGTAAAGCAAATATTGGGGCAATTTCTTATTTACCTTATTTTAAAGTATCTGATAACAATAATAATGAAAAAGAAATTGATTCGGCAACATTTTTCGGTAAAGCGAAAGCAGCGTTGAGTTATTATGAACATGCAATTTTTAAGAGCAATGCTATTAATACTTTTTATCATATTGGTGATAATGCAAATAATAATATGAAATATGCTGAAGGCAAAGCAGATCAAAAAAATGACGCTCATTTTGTTGAATTGGCAGGTGCGCTATCAATTATAGATTTTGTAAAAAATATACCTTTATCAAATAATAATAATGATACCGAGATAAAAGAATTTGGTATAGAAAATGGTATAGGTAAATTAAAATTTGATAGTCTAGGGCAAGTTGCAAAAGATAATTTAAGAGTTCCTTTATCTAAACTTTATTTACTCAGTAATTTTATTAAAATATCTATGGATAATTTATTAAAATCAACTGGTTATTATAATGGTGATAAAGGTATTAGTAAAGATTTTTATAATAGCGATTTTTATAAATCTGAATTTACTCCTTTCCTAAATTATTTTAAAGAATGGATTGATGAAATGAAAAAAAATGACATTTCTTTTATGCCTTTTCATGATAATCAAGATCACGATACTTTATTTGATTTTATAATTGGTAATGAAGTTGATAAAGGTGGTATTTTCTCAAAAAATAAAGCAACTGGTAAAATCTTAATTGAAGAAGCTAATAAGTTAATTAAAACTGGCATATTGGATAACGAGAAGCAAGAAGCAAGATTTATTAAAATCTTTGATACAATATTAGGAAACCAAATCATAAAAATTCTAAATTAAATAGCATGAGTAAGAAAGTTTTTAGAATACATAATCAAGGTGCATTAACAAACGATTGGTTTTCGTCTACAGAAATTAATGACGCACTAATAAGCAGTATAAACACAGATGGTGGTAACGGTAAGAAATTACCAACCTCAATACCTAGCCCCTTTGCTCGTATAGATTTAGTAAGAACTGCTTTTGATGTTGTTGGTGGCTCAGGTCAACTAGATGGTATTGAAATTCATGGTAATGCAATGGCGTCTGATAATCATAAATTAATTTCTGATGCCTTAGATATCGGACAAATCCTATTCAATTATAATAAGTTTAAAGACAACTTAAGTTTAGTAGCTTGGGATAAAAGAATAAGTTTAGATAAACTATTAAACGGAAATGAAAAACAAAGACATTTAGGAAAAACCTTAGATCTTTTTTTAAAGCAGGACAGTGTTCAGTATAATTTTGAGTTGCTAGATAAACTTTACATTATTAAATATAATCATGAAATTATAGGGGGTACCTCACCAAGAACTTTGTTTTTTGCGGCGCCTGATGCAAAAGCAATTGATATTAAATTTGGGAATGACATTATGCTAGACGATGGGTTACACCCACTATATAAGCGAGATAAAGAGTATATAAAATACTTATATGCAATGTCGAAATCTCCAGATTTTAATAATTTTTTCCCTGAATTTAATAAGTATTTAATAGCTACTTTTAGAAAAATAGCACTAATTGATCAACAGTTTTATAATGAGTTAATGACATTAAATACTGGAACACATTTAAGTTCTTTAAAAAATGTAACATTCAATGGTAATGCAGGTCATCCTCTTGAAGTTATTTCAGGTTTTGCACTAAAACAATATGTTTTAGATCCTAAGCTTATTGAAAACAATAGTGATTTAGTCATCAAAACAGTTAAAATTAAAGAAGGCTTAAAACCACTGGTGTTGCCATTAAAACCATTAATTCATAAATATATATATACATTTGATACTTGGAATCCTGAAACGATTGTTCTTCCATCAGATAAAAGGCCATTGAATGAAAGAACTCTTCCAGAACAAGGAGATTTGTATCCGTATCTCACTATGAATGACTTCTTAACAGATACAATTGTTAAATTACCATACGATATTGATAAAATTAGATTTTTTACATTAGGGGAAAACAAATATCTATTACCTTTAACAGATAGGTTTTTTGACTATTTTAAGGTAGAAGAATTAGTAGAGGGTAACTTTTTAGAGTATCATGCAAGAGCAGGTGATAGTTTGGAAGTAATATTAAACATACCCATCAAAAAAGGTTTTATTCAATATTCTAAAATTTATTACCCTAAAAAACATAGCGACCCTGCAAAGGGTTCTATAGTAGAAAAATCTTTTGCTTTTTCAATTTTTCCTTTTGTAAATATTGATCAAGTAAATATGAATTACGCTTTAGGTCTTGCTGATGTATTGCCTGAAAAAGGAATTAATTTAGATGTCGAGGTAATAAATACAAATTTAGAAAATTCACATTTAAGTAAAATACAAAAGCAAAGATCAAAAAGCCCAACAATAACAACACAAACATTAGTTGATCAACAATTTGATTTAATAAAAATTCAAGTAGGGAATGTAAATAATTACCTTATTCCAAATTGGCCTCAAAATAGTGCTTTTGGTGGTGATAATTATGAATTTACTATTGATTTTGGTACAACAAACTCTCATATTGAATATAAAATTGAAGGACAAGGAAAAGAAAAAGCATTTGATATTACAACAGAGGATGCACAAATCGCTTTTTTAATGCCAGATGATACTCCAAAAAGGTCTGACTTTTTTAGGATGATAGAAGAAGGTGAAACTCACCTTATGCAAGAGGTAATTGGTAAAACATTTGGGGAAAATCAACTAAGAAAAGCTCCTTTTAGAACTTGTCTAGTGCAAAATCAAGATGTGGATTATCAACAATCTACTTCCATTTTTACACATGTAAATGCAGGTTTTGATTATGAGAAAACTCCAATTAGAGGGTATTTAAAAGCTTTTACTGATTTAAAATGGGCAAAAAATGAAACGAATAACGATACAAGGTTATCTCATTACATTGAGGAATTATTGCTTTTATGTAAGAACAAGGTATTAATCAATAATGGTAATTTATCAAACACAAAAATAAAGTGGTTCTACCCAGTAAGTATGACGTCTAATCACTTGAATAGATTACGTCAAAAATGGGCAAATAATTACAAACTTGTTTTTGGTGAAAATGCGAATCCTACTAATTTAATAAATTTCCCTGAGAGTATCGCTCCTTTCTATTATTATAAGGCTAAAGGAGGTGTCAAAGCAATGGCAAAACCTTCAGTTTCTGTAGATATTGGTGGAGGAACAACAGATATAATGATTTATGCAGATGGGAGCCCAAAGTTAATTTCTTCATTCAGGTTTGCTGGAAACTCTATTTTTGGAGATGCTTTTAATGGGAACATTAATAACAATGGTTTTGTTCAAAAGTATTATAATGAGTTTAAGCAAATCCTTGCTAGTAATTCATTAAACTCTGAATTAAAGATTTTAGAAAAATTATATACTGATAACGAATCATCTCAAGACATTGTAAATTTCTTTTTCTCCTTAAAAAACAATAAAAATGTTCAAGATAAAAAGTTAAATAACCTCGATTTTTCAGAAAAACTTTCTAAAAATGATGACTTTAAACTAGTTTTCTTATTGTTTTATGGCTCACTAGTATATCATATTGCAGAATTAATGAAAGTGAAAGGGTTTGAATCTCCTAGAAATATAATTTTTAGTGGAACAGGTTCAAAAACATTACAAATTATAGATCAGGACACAAATAAATATGCTACTACAAAAAAATTATTTCAAGCAATTTTCAACAATGTCTTAGGTGAAGAAAATTCTAATATTACTATAAAATCGGATCAAAATCCTAAAGAAGTTACATGTAAAGGTGGTTTTTATATAGATAAAGAACTAGAAGAATTAGATCATAAAAAGTTGGTTGAAGTTAATATAGGAAACTATAATAAGTTAAACGTACAAAGTATAAGTAAAGTTACTAACGATACTATAAAATACAAAGACCTTACTAATAGTTATTTAGATGGTGTGCTCAAAAATGTAGAGAACTTCTATAAATTGTTCAGTAAGTTAACTGTAGAATTAAATTTTAAAGACATTTTTGGGGTTTCAAACAATTCGATAAAAGTTTTTGAGAAAATTAAGTCTTTAGATTTATTAGATTATCAACTACAGGGTTTAGCACATTTAAAATCAGATACTGTAGATGAAGATCCCTTGGGTGAAACCTTATTTTTCTTTCCAATTATTGGTAAATTAAATGAACTAGCAAATGAAGTCCTAGAAGAATAAAATAAACTGCTATGAAAAGAAAAATAATATTCGTCATTTTAGTTTTCCTATTTGTAAATTATAATTATTCGCAAAATAAAAAAGACAGTTTAAAAGCTTATAATGAAATTAAAAATTGGGCTGTAGCTAAATTAACAATAGCTTATATCGAAGATCTTAGAACTTGGGATAATAATACCAAACTTAAACCTAGTAATAGTGAACAGAAAAAAGAATGGGATTCCTATAATAAAATAAAAAATAAATATTCCAAATATTCTGATAGTGTAAACTTAGATGAATTAAGTAATCAGTTATCAATAGGCTGGAAGAAAACAAGAGATAGTGTTTTCAAAAGATATAAATTAGAGTTGATTGATAGCACGGTTAGCCTTCATTTTAAGAACATAGCCTTTGTTCCTAAAATGAGTAAAATAGATGAAATACCTAAACAGCCAAGGAAACGTAAAGAAGCTATTCAACTCATCAATGAAGAATACCAAAAATTCATTACAACATATAATACAACCACTAAAAATGTAAATGAAAACAGTTCAAATAATATTCAAGATAGAAATCCAAGAAGACTAAGTAAGGCAAAAGAGTTTTCAACCTTATTTATAGTTTTATTAGGCTTTTCTTTTCTATTTAATATTTTTTTAATATTTAAATTAATATCTAGTAAAAAAGCATTGTTAAAAACAAAAAATGGTAAAAAATATTGGAAAGATCAAAATGAAGTATCGAAAAAGGAAATAGCCTCTTTAAATGGTAAGATCGAAACAATTACAAATAAAGATTTAAGGGAAATAAAATCATTTCAGACTACAAAAGTAGTTGATCAATTAAGTAATGTAAATATATCTAGACCAATCGTTCAATCTAGAAAAGATGAGATTAAAAATGATACAAAAAACAAGGATACTGAACCTATTGAAGATGAAAAAGCAATAACGGTTAATCTTGATATTCAAAAACCGAAGTCAACCTTAATATATTTACCAGCTCCTTTTGAAGAGAAAAGATTTGCCTCAGAAGATGCAAGCGAAGGAATAAAACAAACATCACTATACCAAGCAGAGCTTACTGAAGATAGCAATGAAGTCTACTTTACATTAATGGAAACGGTAGATTTATCTAGAGCTCTAAATTCTCCAAATATATATTTAGAAACAGCTTGTGACTATGAAAATACTTATACTACAAATGCCAAGACTATAGAGGTAGTCGAAAAAGGTATCATACGTTTAGAAGGTAAGGATTGGGTAGTGAAAAAGAAAATAAGAATAAAATTTAATTAAACTATGATAGCTTACATAGAGATTGGAATAATTGTGGCAATAATTGCTTTTCAGGTTAACCTCGCAAGAAAATTATGGTACAAGATTATTGAATATCGTGCAATTTTTGATTTTGAGACATTACCTATTATTTCACAAAAACGAGTTCTAAAGAGTTTTTATGCTTCGGGTAATGTAGAAGATATGCTTTCTTATGAAGAAGAAGATGGTGAAGGTGATGTTAGTATAACCTATCTTGATTACAAGAGAAATAGTAAGGTTTTAGGTACTATTGTTAAATATATAAATGTTTATTTAATAAAAAACAAAGGGGCATCTATAGATTTTCACTTAATCAAAGACATTGTTGACAAACACACAGAAACAATAGAAAATCAAATTGAAAATAGAATTCCTGCACCATTGTATTTAGGTTTGGCTGCAACTATGATAGGAATCATAGCAGGCTTATTTTCAGTGTCTTTTGATAGCGGAAGTAATGCATTAGATTCAATTCAACCTTTAATTAATGGTGTAAAGTGGGCAATGTCTGCCAGTGTAATCGGACTTATTATAACTACGTACTTTTCAATTAAGGTATATAAAGATGCACAAACAGAGGCCGATGAAGAAAAAAGTGAATTTTTATCGAAACTACAATCTGAGTTAATGCCTAAAATGGCAACAGGTAAACTACCTGAAGTAGCTATTTTATCGGGTAAATTAGATGTTTTTGCTAGAAATACATCCGCATCAATTAATCAGCTTGATACAATTGTTCGTGCTACATCAAATACTATAAAAAGAGAGCATCAATTAATAAGTGATATAAAAAAATTAGATGTCTCAAGAATTACCACATCTAATGTCAAAGTATTTAATCAGTTAGATACGATGATGGATTCTTTTTCTAATTTTGCAAACTACTACAACCAGCTCAATAATTCTATGAGTAGTACGTCAGAATTAGTAAAGAGATTACAGCATTTTACAGAAACAACAGAGAATATTAATACAGTACTGGAAAGCATAAAAAATAATATTGAGGCAAGTAATGCAGCGACAAATTTTTTTAATACACACATCGAGTCATTTTCTAAATATGGGGATGCAGTAAACGAAGCAGTTGTTCAAACTGAATCAAAAATGGCGAATGCTATAAACGATTTAGGAAAATTGTCACTTGAGCAATTTAACGCTTTTAATGAAGCAATAGCTGGCTTTGATTCAAAACTAACAACAGCTTTTACCCATTCAATTGAGGTGTTTACCAAAGCAATGGATGAACAAGTTTTAAGAACAGAGCAAGCATTTGAAAAGAGCCGTCCAAAGTTTGAAAAACTAGATCATTTAGATCAGTTAGAAAAATTGAATAGTATTGATAAAAATTTAGAAAATTTACAAAAAGATTTATCAATTGTTTTTAAAAATAGCAGCCAAGATATTATCGCTGCAATCGAAAAAATTAATAGTAACAAAGAATGGCCGATTTCAGCACCTTCAACGGTTAGCGTGCCTGATGTTTTAAAGCCTATAAAAAAAACAAAATTAGAATTGGTTTTGATTGTATTAAAAATAGGAGCTTATTTAACAATACTTAGTTACGGTATTCAATCTATGTTGATTTTTTTTGATATCATACAGTAATGAAAAAATCGAACTTCTTTTGGGTTGGTTTTGCAGACTTAATGTCTAGTTTGTTTTTTATTATTTTAATT is a window of Polaribacter litorisediminis DNA encoding:
- a CDS encoding ISL3 family transposase, with the translated sequence MFSEQFFDIVLNFGDEWRVDDVKVNFKLEEVDIYVSYILDHADCPESFETCSIYDHRNSRRWRHLDTLQFKTYINCKVPRVKSALGVKTISVPWADNYERHTYLFERLTIDLLKATKNQTQTAKLLRCGFNVVNRIIHSSVKRGMERRPKDVAFKHLSLDEKSFRKGHQYISVLSSPLAGCVIDVVAGRDKQDAKALLERVITPENRDFVETVSLDMWKAYLSSVEEILPKADIVHDRFHLIKYLNDAIDKVRRREVKHHEELKNSRFVLLKNKENLTDNQQIIFEHIQAANYQVSKAWRVREDFKDIFASASIEDAFPLFIKWGASVLNTNIKEVIKVAKMFNNHLKGVINALTQRYSNAMAERLNGKIQEIKTVGRGYRTFANFRSAILFFHGGLDLYPQI